In Cydia fagiglandana chromosome 16, ilCydFagi1.1, whole genome shotgun sequence, the following are encoded in one genomic region:
- the LOC134672089 gene encoding diuretic hormone receptor isoform X1, giving the protein MSTYILSACSWILNLSLQNWSDEASQDQTSCMILVICMHYFYLTNFFWMLVEGLYLYMLVVETFTAENIKLKVYTTIGWGAPAVFLTIWVISRCLVTVVPSTGSDGLAMPGEAKVCLWMHEHQVDWIHKAPSLIGLALNLFFLVRIMWVLITKLRSANTLETEQYRKATKALLVLIPLLGITNLLVLCGPSDDSWFASAFEYTRALMLSTQGFTVALFYCFMNTEVRHAIRYHVERWKTGRAIAGGRRRGASYSKDWSPRSRTESIRLYSHPSKRESAASETTTTTLLVPRHSLAPHHLHVEYMGSGSASGDQSPV; this is encoded by the exons AATTGGTCGGACGAGGCGTCGCAAGATCAAACGTCGTGTATGATCCTAGTGATTTGTATGCACTACTTTTATCTGACCAACTTCTTTTGGATGCTCGTCGAGG GTCTATATCTGTATATGCTAGTCGTGGAAACGTTTACTGCGGAAAATATAAAGTTAAAAGTCTACACCACTATTGGATGGG GCGCGCCGGCGGTGTTCCTAACGATATGGGTGATATCGCGGTGCCTCGTCACCGTGGTGCCTTCCACCGGCTCCGACGGG CTGGCAATGCCAGGCGAGGCGAAGGTCTGCCTCTGGATGCACGAGCACCAGGTAGACTGGATACACAAGGCGCCCTCGCTCATAGGGCTCGCGCTCAACCTCTTCTTTCTAGTCAGGATCATGTGG GTTCTCATAACGAAACTGCGGTCAGCAAACACTCTAGAAACAGAGCAGTACAGGAAAGCGACCAAGGCTTTGCTGGTTCTGATACCTCTGCTGGGGATCACCAACTTGCTGGTGCTGTGCGGTCCCAGTGACGACTCGTGGTTCGCTTCGGCCTTCGAGTACACGAGGGCACTAATGCTTTCCACACAG GGTTTCACCGTAGCATTGTTTTATTGCTTCATGAACACAGAAGTACGGCACGCTATTAG GTATCACGTAGAACGGTGGAAGACCGGACGGGCGATAGCTGGAGGCAGGCGGAGAGGCGCCTCTTACTCCAAGGACTGGTCTCCGAGATCCAGGACCGAGAGCATACG GTTATACAGCCACCCGTCGAAGCGAGAGTCGGCCGCTTCTGAAACCACAACCACCACACTACTGGTGCCGCGGCACTCGCTGGCTCCCCACCATTTACATGTC GAGTACATGGGCAGCGGCAGCGCGAGCGGCGACCAGTCCCCGGTGTGA
- the LOC134672089 gene encoding diuretic hormone receptor isoform X2 has translation MSTYILSACSWILNLSLQNWSDEASQDQTSCMILVICMHYFYLTNFFWMLVEGLYLYMLVVETFTAENIKLKVYTTIGWGAPAVFLTIWVISRCLVTVVPSTGSDGLAMPGEAKVCLWMHEHQVDWIHKAPSLIGLALNLFFLVRIMWVLITKLRSANTLETEQYRKATKALLVLIPLLGITNLLVLCGPSDDSWFASAFEYTRALMLSTQGFTVALFYCFMNTEVRHAIRYHVERWKTGRAIAGGRRRGASYSKDWSPRSRTESIRLTV, from the exons AATTGGTCGGACGAGGCGTCGCAAGATCAAACGTCGTGTATGATCCTAGTGATTTGTATGCACTACTTTTATCTGACCAACTTCTTTTGGATGCTCGTCGAGG GTCTATATCTGTATATGCTAGTCGTGGAAACGTTTACTGCGGAAAATATAAAGTTAAAAGTCTACACCACTATTGGATGGG GCGCGCCGGCGGTGTTCCTAACGATATGGGTGATATCGCGGTGCCTCGTCACCGTGGTGCCTTCCACCGGCTCCGACGGG CTGGCAATGCCAGGCGAGGCGAAGGTCTGCCTCTGGATGCACGAGCACCAGGTAGACTGGATACACAAGGCGCCCTCGCTCATAGGGCTCGCGCTCAACCTCTTCTTTCTAGTCAGGATCATGTGG GTTCTCATAACGAAACTGCGGTCAGCAAACACTCTAGAAACAGAGCAGTACAGGAAAGCGACCAAGGCTTTGCTGGTTCTGATACCTCTGCTGGGGATCACCAACTTGCTGGTGCTGTGCGGTCCCAGTGACGACTCGTGGTTCGCTTCGGCCTTCGAGTACACGAGGGCACTAATGCTTTCCACACAG GGTTTCACCGTAGCATTGTTTTATTGCTTCATGAACACAGAAGTACGGCACGCTATTAG GTATCACGTAGAACGGTGGAAGACCGGACGGGCGATAGCTGGAGGCAGGCGGAGAGGCGCCTCTTACTCCAAGGACTGGTCTCCGAGATCCAGGACCGAGAGCATACG GCTCACGGTATGA